One Salvia splendens isolate huo1 chromosome 1, SspV2, whole genome shotgun sequence genomic window, GGAATGGTTTTACAcattaaaaaacaaaactcaTCCCAAAGATCAAACCTATAGAAGAGTAAGAGATAGAGAGACTATTTAATCTATATAAATTCCATATTTGTTGTGTTGTCCTGACTAGTAAGACATTATATAAGTTTGTAACACTTGATTCATTCTTAAAGGCCAATTTCCCATCGATCATGATTGTGATTTGTGACTTAGTATTTTTCTCTGGGCTAGCTTCCAAACATCGATGTTTGTTATGATCGGCTCATTTTCTAAATCACATTAAACACAACTGCTatgacataaattaaaattttactttaaaagaTGAGTCTATTAGAAAGAGAACACAACACGTTTAGTCTATGAATCTCATATTTGTTGCACTACACGACCAATGTGAGATGTCATTGAAGTCCATGACATGTGTTTACAAAAGAAAATTCTAGTATGCTATTTTTGTGAAAGAggataaattttatttcaaaatttagaaattacGTGCAAATAAAAAGAATCCaacttttgtgtattttatCCCTTTCTTCTAAAATCAaacacaaatacaaatacatcCAACTTCTCGTGTTAATTTGTAACCATCTATTTTCTATCTCAAAGTATATATACTTTCTAAACGAAAGTGCAATAATTTTTTGAGTATTTGATAAAACAAATATAGAACTGTACAATAGAATCATCCTTGTGTATTTAACTTATAGGAATTTGACATACCATCCCATTAACCACTCTACGTTGTCATTTGCCCAAACATACTTCTAAAGATGTGAACTTTATCGCATAAAATTGAAATTCGTAAATTTTTTtagatttcttttttcttctgcAAATATGGTGATATGCTGTCAAATTTGATATCTATATTAATGAAGGAGTAATTTTTTAGTTAACCGAGTATATAATATTGTGAAAAGCTGCTATCCACAACGCTTGGCGTAACTGGCCCGCGTTCCGTGCCGGAAGAACGAAACCGCTGAGTAGGGATGAGCAAAAAaatcggaaaccgaatatccgaaccgaaccaaaccgaaattttgaaattcggttcggttcgggtgaagaaaaaaaccgaaaaaccgaataaccgaattatatatatatatatatatattctattaatttaatatattatattatatataatatatagtatattcttttaataaattctactatcttatatatattatatgtattattaattttatattatatataaatattctattagtatatataaaataaaataaattacacacatatatatattaatattatatttattttttcgtgtttttcggttttttcggttttgttcggtttttttcgattttttaagttcggttttcggtttttcggtttcggtttttcggtttttcgggttcggttcggtttggattttgacctaaattcggtttttcggttttggttcggttttgacaaaaaaccgaaccgaaacccgaatgcacacccctaccgCTGAGAAACGCGTTGCAGCCGGCCGttccgtccccagcccgtcctgCGACCCGCCACCACGAGACGCGGCAcgcgacgtctcgccacgcgccgaggcgacgtggcgagctcccaggccatgcgtgacgcccactcgccggcccgctagtgggcgtcgtcacgatgacgcaataaatattttattttaaattcgaagtttaaaaaaaaaattgtaaacggtaatgttaccgtttatagccatttttcatttttttttatttctttactctataaaatactcctatttcatactcatttcactcacaaacataCATCTATTCATCTCAAATCCccctatttccaccccaattttcatctcaaatcaactatgtttttcttctcccaaatttaatcaaactaatagatcattttgaacaaatgcgtcaaataacggaacaatcacttgaagaagatcgacgacgggaggcggaggaagccacgccgccccaacgacggtCCCGTACGTACACCCATCGTAACCGgaaggaagccgccgcaaggttagtacgcgactacttctgcgataacccgatttggggagatacgtacttccgtcgccgtttccgcatggggaaaccgctatttctccacatcgcgaatactttggcagcccgagaagagttcttccaggaagggttcgacgcggttggccgtcccagccacatgacgctgcagaaatgtactgcagcaatccgtcagcttgcgactggacaaacgaccgacatgttcgacgaatacctccacatagAAGACACTACTGGGCGactgtgcttgctcaaattctgcaaaggccgGGCAGcattcaccgacgaatttctccggaggccaagcacgaccgattgtcagttcctgctcgaccttcacgaaacagtgcacggattccccgggatgctcggcagcgtcgattgcatgcactggcaatgaaagaattgcccggtggcgtggagggggtcctacacgaggggccacaaaggcacccacccaaccgctatactcgaggccgttgccgactaccggctttggatctggcacgcgtacttcggggtccccgggtcgaacaacgacgtaaacgtgctccaccaatccgacctctttaccgaagttttggatggtaaagcgccggccatcaacttcgtcgccaacaacctgCTTTATAAAATgtggtactatctcgccgacggaatctacccgaagtggcctaccttcgtgaagacgtgcagcaggcctgcgaacccaaagcaggagGCTattcgcaaggatgtggagagggcgttcggggttctccaagcgcgcttcaacatcatcaaagccccgactcgtacgtggttcatggagaacatggtcgacatcatgtatacgtgcataatcttgcacaacatgattgtccaagacgaaggacccgaggcgggaaattggttcgaccccgaatcccctagaagctcaaccgcaagtagtccgcctcgaagtggagcgcatccgtctatacaagaacggttatctattcgtgcaaggacaggcgactctagcgcccatacccaactccaagaggatctaattgagcacatttgagcAAACTTTGGccgatgaaattattaaattgtgtacttttattttttaggaaattattaaattatgtttttttttatgaattttatgttgtaagtttattttatttaatgaagtgtgtttattttaattaaattgggttggaaataaaaataaaaaatgaaattgaatgaatagtaatttaaggaacggttaaggacggataaggaacggagggttgcaggctccgttccttagttaagaaatggagttaaaaagtacagtgagacccgtaaatagtagtttaaggaacggtatagcaaCAACGTTGTGGATAACCTAAATTCGATATCCACAATATTTTACCAGAAAAGACACGTACGTAATTTTCTTTTCAAAGTGAATTTCCACTTGAATTTGAAAATCAGTCCTTCCCCAATTTCAACTCATCTTCACACTTGTTCCGCCGCTTTCAATTCTAAGCTTCTTCTTTGGGTTTTCAACTTTCAAGGAGCTGAAGCTCAACCCTGCATTCCCAATTTAGATTTCccaacttctttttttttggccATTAACACTATAAGATGGCGACCATGGAAAGTTTGATTGGTTTAGTGAACAGAATTCAGAGGGCTTGCACCGCCCTCGGCGACTACGGTGGCGGCGACCAGGCTTTCTCCTCGCTCTGGGACGCTCTCCCCTCCGTCGCCGTTGTCGGTGGTCAGGTCGGTTTATTATTTCATCGCGATTATCGTGCTCAAAATCGTTTTTTTATGTTGATTAGTTGAGGTAGAGACTCGTTCATTACATGATTCCTTTTTTTTAACAGTGGGGGTGATTTGAGAAATTAGCAGATCCGCGCAGAATATGCATTGGAATGTTaaaatgttttgatttttggGGTAAATAGGAAGTTAATTGATGAAATAGATGTGGGATAAGTTGGGAGTGGTGGATTTTATTTCTGATCTCTTTCTGGAATttgctttttttcttttgttgtaGTTAAACTTAATCTTATTGGTTCTGAATTTGTTCCTTCTGTGGTTTGTGCTGAATACAGAGTTCTGGGAAGTCTTCGGTTTTGGAGAGCATAGTAGGGCGTGATTTTCTTCCTCGAGGCTCTGGTTAGTTCTGGTTAATGCAATTAGTTTTTGTGTGTCAAAATACTTGCTTGTGGATGTTAGCTGTTAGTTGATTCGATCATTTGCGATGTtgtcttttaattttttgtattatgAGTTCAGGAATCGTTACGAGGAGGCCGCTGGTGTTGCAACTGCAGAAGACGGAAGATGGGAAGCAGGAATATGCAGAATTTGGCCATTTGCCTAGGAGGAAATTCTCTGATTTTGGTACGTGTTTCGTGAACTAGTGTGATTTTGTACTTTGGTACTGATTCCATTGAGGAAATGTTTATGTCATGTTCTCTGGTGATGCAGCTTCGGTTCGCAAGGAAATTCAGGACGAAACTGATAGAATCACAGGAAAGACAAAGCAAATTTCTCCCGTCCCTATTCACCTCAGTATCTATTCACCCAATGGTATGTCTATTTTCGAGCTAATTTATCTTCCATTTTATGACAAATGATAAAGTTCGTTCTTTAGGGGTTCAACATTGctgattgtttttttttttctgtcatCTATCTTGCAGTTGTCAACTTGACTCTTATTGATCTTCCGGGTTTAACAAAGGTTGCTGTAGGTACGGCCTCATTGGTTATTCTTCTAATCGGTAatttttaactaataaatactatatctgatgcaaaaaaaaaaaaacaaacacaacacTTTTGCAGAGGGGCAAGCTGAAAGTATTGTCGAAGACATTGAGAATATGGTCCGCTCTTATGTTGAGAAGGTAAGCATGTACTTACTTTATATGagatttatgtatttttcagTGGTACTGTACATGTGTgtattacaattttattttgcCTGCAGCCAAACTGCATCATACTGGCAATAACTCCTGCGAaccaagatattgctacatcaGATGCTATTAAACTTGCAAGGGAAGTGGATCCATCAGGTAAGAACCTTCGTCCTAAAATTAAAGTGTAATTTTTGATATAGAATGTAGCAAATTTGGTAGTGCCATATGGTAATCATTATAGTATTCATGCAGGTGACCGTACATTTGGAGTGCTTACAAAGCTTGATCTGATGGACAAAGGAACCAATGCCGTAGATGTAATCCCCTCCTATATGTGAATATTATgcataataaaatagaaagaaactTTGGAGACAAAGAGCAGTAATGATGTTACTTAGCTTTTCAGTTCAAGTGTTTCCTGCTACCCTCATATCTTCCATTTTAGCTTCAAAATTGACCACACTTATTTGTTGCCCCTCTTTCCATACATTACATGAGCGCTCTAATCTGACTCCCGCTCATATTTAAGTATCCTCTCTTTAACTGTGTACCTTTAAAGATACGCAGTTGAACTTATTTTTTTGTTCTCTACTGCTCACAATAGGTTCTGGAAGGAAGAGCTTATCGTTTACAACAGCCGTGGGTGGGTATTGTTAATCGTTCACAAGCAGATATCAACAAAAATGTTGATATGATGGCTGCTAGGCGTAAGGAACGTGAGTACTTCGCTACAAGTCCCGACTATGGGCATTTGGCTGGTAAAATGGGTTCTGAATATCTGGCAAAGCTGCTCTCTAGGGTATGATTTTGTGTATAAGCTGCAATTGATATACTTTACTTGCCGCTGTCTGGATTAAGCTTATGTTATTGGGTATTTCTTTTTCAGCACTTGGAATCTGTAATCAGGGCTAGAATTCCAAGTATAACTTCCTTGATCAACAAAAGTATAGATGAACTTGAAGCTGAGATGGACCACCTCGGAAGGCCTATTGCTCTGGATGCTGGGGTGAGATATTTGCATTGCTCTTCATGGTTGTATTTTGAAGTATTTTGACTTTGCCAGCAACTGATGCTTGCGATTCAGGCTCAACTATACACCATCTTGGAACTTTGCCGTGCTTTTGACAAGATATTCAAGGAGCATCTGGATGGAGGGTAATCTTGTCTTCTTCTTTACATCAACATAAGATTTGTTTAACATCCGAGATCTTATTTGAGAACCTTTTACCTGggtttttatgatttttatgcATCGGATATCCCTCTTATTTGAAATCAATATGCTTTATCTTCCCCCTAGGCCCCAACACATGTAGTTTTCTACCATTATGAGATTTTTGCCTCCTGTTGCCACTCATTTCCAATAATAAAATGCGTCAGCAGTCAAACTTACAAGAGTTTGTCAATACAACCCTAAATTTGCAATTTTTAATGTAGACGATGCTCTAATATTTCTGGTCTAGAAGCTTATTAGTATTGCATTCTTATCTAGATTTtaatatgaaatatatatgaatCGATGCGTCAGGTAGTCATATTGTTTCTTCGTTGCTTGACctactttttcatttttgtggCACATTGCCGTTGCAATAATGCATCCTAATCTTGATGTGTTTAGTCTTTATGAAGTCCTTTATTACAACCAATGAATAAGTTCCCTACTCTTATTTTCAGACAGTCCCTACATGTCTAATAGTTCATGATTTCCAACCTAGCAATGTCTTCATGGTCATGGTTCTGCTAAAGTTTGGTTTGCCTGCACTTTCTGGATGATAGATCCAATTGCAacagtcaatttttttttcttagtgCACCAACCCCTCTTTTTTTGTCCTTTTAATTTGTCTATCTCTACGATTACTTCTTTTGCCGCGCTATTTCTAGTGtcttctaaaattaaaattatgttgCATTAGTGGCAACAGTGAGTCACTGTTTGTTTGTGTTGCATGTTCTCAATTGCAATAAGAAAAATATCTTTGTGATTGATGTCTGTAGCATTAGACAGAATCCCACTTGGAAGTGACATGAGATCAAATTTGGCTTtgtaggaaaaaaaataaacgaAACAAATTTGCAAAATAAACCTTTTCTAGCATATCTGTTTCATGAAGTAATATTTGGGGGAATTCTTATTACCTCTTTACTTGAGCATTCTTCAGAAAGGTTTCAAGAAATAGAACCAAATGGGTCCCTGGATTTCAACCTTGAGTTGTAATTTTAGCATTATATCGAGATGGCAAAAAAAAAGACTTCTATTTATCTGCTTGTTACATAATCAGACCTTTATTTCTAATGATATCACTTTGAATATGCTTGCTTATAGAAATGGTTACTGTTATAGATTTTAAAAATCTGCATAATTATTTCAGCCGTCCTGGAGGTGACCGAATTTATGGAGTTTTTGACAATCAGCTACCTGCTGCATTGAAAAAACTTCCTTTTGATCGTCATCTTTCGGTACAGAACGTGAGAAAAATTGTCTCAGAAGCTGATGGTTACCAACCACACTTGATTGCTCCTGAACAAGGTTATCGGCGGCTTATTGAGGGGTCACTAAATTATTTCAGGGGGCCTGCTGAAGCTTCTGTTGATGCTGTTAGTACTCTGATATTGTCATTTTGTATACCGTTTTTCTCATATACTCGAATTTAATATCTTGTTTCATCTGTTACTGACCAAAAAACTGTTGTTCAGGTTCACCTTGTATTAAAGGAGCTTGTCAGGAAGTCAATTGGGGAGTGCCTGGTGAGTCAGTCATTCTTTGTTAATATAATTTTGTCTTTCACATTATTCCAtcattctttttatttaatctaATGGGTGGAACAGGAGTTGAGACGGTTCCCAACTCTACAATCAACCATAGCTGGAGCAGCAAATGAATCGTTGGAGAGGTTCCGTGAGGAAAGCAAGAAAACAGTTGTTAGATTGGTCGATATGGAATCTTCATATCTGACAGTAGATTTCTTCCGGAAACTTCCTCAGGAAGTAGAGAAAGCCGGAAACCCAGGAGGGAACCCACGGGAAAACTCACCAGCTGTACAGAACATTGATCGCTATGCAGAGGCACATTTCAGGAGGATAGGTTCTAATGTGTCGTCTTACGTATATATGATATCTGAGACTTTGAGGAACTCGATTCCCAAGGCAGTGGTTTACTGCCAAGTTAAGGAGGCCAAACAGAATTTACTCAATTACTTCTACACCCAAATTGGGAGGAGAGAGGTATTTTCTCTACTCTTTCATTCTATACTAGATGTTGCCTGAAATCTCACTTCCTACTAACAATGAAAGCATGGGTCGTCTTTCCAACTAAGTTGCGCTACATCGTATTATGCTTagtttctactcacatttttgCATTTTTGTAGGGTAAGCAACTTTCAGAGTTATTGGATGAAGATCCAGCATTGATGGATAGAAGGCTGCAATGCGCGAAAAGGCTTGAATTGTACAAGAAAGCGCGGGATGAGGTTGATTCTGTGGCATGGGTTCGATGAATTTGATCCTTGACAGGTCTAGTTTGTATGTTAATATGTTGTTCACGAAGGCGTGATTTATCAGATTCTGTGACTGAATGACTGTTTTGTGATTCATTATATTGATTAGCTGGATGTTGTTAgattttgtttatttgttgtAACGTCGTAAATGAAAGATGATGTTCTTAGTTTTCACCGTCTCTTTTATTCATCTTCGGTTTAGAGTTAGCCTCTTACTTCACTCTCATGATGTTCTTAGACTTGTATTTTTGCTTTTAATATTATTCGTAACTAAAAGATAATAAAGAGTTAGAAAAGAAAATCGAATTGCTCTTCGTAAAAAGTGAACAGATTGCATGCAGGAAACATTTTGTTCCTTTTTCTTTGTGAAGTTTGCCTGATACAATTTTTGAAGTTACATAATTAGATACTCCTACTAAGTTTAACAAACGCCAAACGCTCGAAAAGATAAAAAGATGTAGCTCATCCTTAAAAGGTCATGAGTTTAGGTCATCAAACATTTGATTAACTTGGTCGATGCTCATATAAGATAAAGGCTCAATGGCCGGCTCACCATCATCTGTTATTGGGATGCCTGTCAATATATCCTCACTGTAGTCATCTGCATAAGTAAATACAGTAGAAGTTAAACATTTGCGCAAAGTTTGATGTTTGAGCTAAAGTCCAATTCCTAAACTTAGTTGTAAAGGAATATGTTCAAAATTATGTACCAAAAATCAACTTCATGGAGGTAGGAGGAGGAGTAGCCAAAAAGTTGAGGCTTGTATATGATACAATCGCAACAACAATCATCACCATTACATATGTTGGCACGCCTAGCTCCCAATACCTGATAAAAGTATGGAGAAGATCACTATAAACAGATCCTAAGCTCGATAGCACAAATGTTATAATCTTGGCACATTAATCTTGAGTTATATCAAGAAAAGATTGTGTACACTTTCttacaaaaaaataatgctCTCTAGCCTATGAGCATGAGCTGTCGAGTTTCAAGCCTTTTCATTTAAAGTACATAGAGAATAGCCTGCCCAAGATATATGCATTTTTTACTGTTCTTCCGCATTGTTCACATGCTTAAAATCATGATCTAATCGGATTGTAAACTAAGATGAAACATCTAGTATCAATTTTGAATTGCACCCACCATTATAACCACTTCGTTCTTTTTCACAAGATAAGAACATTTAGTCCAATAAAGTACTTTTAGCATAACAAGTAGTGTTGGAGGAATTTCGAATAAAGCTCAAAAGTGTAGAATGATAAAGCGCACAAAAGTGTGGAAAGATAAAGGGCAAGCATATATTCTACAGAACTAACCTGCTAGGGTAGTAATCAATTCCTATATACAGCAACCAATAGTCAGGAACATATGCCCTTATAGCGAAAATGCCTGTTAAAGAGAAAAACTCAATATGTATCTCCAAACCAAAGATTTTCAGCTCTAAGTAAAAACAGAATCTGCATCTTGACATGTCAAGATCATGATTCAGGAACAATCCATTCCTATCAACCATCATTAGTCAGGAATATATACCCATACAATTATTCAAAATGTCTGTTAAAGATCATatcttgagaaaaaaaaagtaaatgccACCTTATGTATCTTCTACCCAAAGATGTTCAGCTCTAAGTAAAAACAAAACCTACATCTTAATTCTAATCAAccttttatataaattaaaagcaACTGCTGAGACAAGTTGAGACTCAAAACTCTAAGCTGAAGATGCCAGTTCTCTCAAATTAACAGTAAAGTAAACTTATTAGGAAGTTCCCCATGTTAATTACATACGAAGAAAAGTATAGACAATTAAAGCAGAAACAAATGATGATTAAGAAGATCGTAACAGGTTTTTGTTTGAATAACATAGATGAGAATTCCTTAGATTTCAACCTGCATCTATTACCACAATACATCAACATTGAACAGTGCTAGCTAGCAGCAACTAATCAAAGAAATATTGCAGGGGCaaattgtgtgtgtgttttgcagGAACAAGATAGggaatttttataaatttgtgcTCCAATCAACAACACGATTGAGATAGGTGATGAAATCGGAATTAATAGAATGAGGGAAAAGCAGTAGCAATCAAACCTACGGCAACGAAAGCGGTGATGGAGGCGAGGAAGCCATACAGTTGAGAAAGCATGGATCGACGGAGGGATGTGGTGGGATCGGAGTCTGATTTTGTTATTGTTAGAGGAGTAGTCGCTGAATCCATTTTCTTGGGAACTTTTTCTTTGTATTCTAGtttgatttaaatatttatCCAAAGAAGATTTATATATTCTCTCATTTAGCAAGAAAATCATGTTAAAATTAGTGCTAAACTTTAGGAACCACTAACTGCTGTTATGCTTAGTGGCTGATTTATTTAGTTTGTTATTACTCTCATTTTGTTCTAGTTTTTAGGAGTCACTCATCTTGTAGAGTGATTTAGTAgtcaatttaatttcagttattTTCCTTTTGTTAGTGGCAGATATGGGAAGAGTGGTAGAGAGTTTTTAGGAATTTGTTAAGTAGTTGCCTATATATATGCTGTACTTGGAAGTTATCAATACACACTGATTTTCTGCCATCGTTTAGCTTTCTTTTCTgctttcctttctttgttttatggtatcagagccaagtTGTGCTCTTGGGAAAGCTCTTGTCGTCAATACGATGGAAGCCTCAAATGGTGGAAATAATCAGTTCGGGATGGAGAAACTTGTAGGCCATAACAACTACAAGTTCTGGAGGATGTGTATGGAGGCATATCTTCAAGGTCAGGATCTGTGGGAGCTGGTCGCTGGTGCTGAAACGGAGGTCCCCAGAGATGTTCCTGAAAATGCCGAATCACGAAGGAAGTGGAAGATCAAGTGCGGTAAAGCGCTCTTTGCGTTGAGGACATCAATCAGCAAGGAGTTCATTGATCATGTTCGTGATGTGAGCTCTCCAAAAGAAGTTTGGCAAACACTTGAAAGTGTTTGTACCAAGAAAAACACCGCAAGGCTGCAACTTTTAGAAAATGAGTTAGCAATGTTAACTCAAGGAGGTATGTCAGTTTCCGAATATTTTTTACGGATTAAAAGCTGCTGTGCTGAAATATCAGAGATAGACACgaacgaaaagatcagcgaagCAAGTCTGCGTCGCTATCTTATTCGTGGTCTGAGGAAGGAATATGGGCCCTTCGTTACCTCTATCCAAGGGTGGTCAAATCAACCTTCAGTAGAGGAGTTGGAGAATCTTCTTTGTAATCAAGAAGCCTTGGCGAAACAAATGGCGAAAAATCTTGATTCTGATGCTGTTCTTTTCTCAAAGGGGAAATCAAACAAGAAGAATGCTTGGACTTCAAACAAAGGAAAGGATGAAGAAACGAGTGCAGACAAAGGTAAATCTCCAAGTAAGAAACCTATCACTTGTTTCAGGTGTGGAAAACTTGGGCATATTAAGAAGAACTGTCGTGTTAAGCTTACTAAAGCTAACGTTGCCTGCACAAATGATGGAGATGATAAAATTGAATGGGACCAGTGCTTCACCGTTGAAGCAATCAAAGAAAAGGCAGGTGATGCCCATGTCAACTACATCAACGACAAGGAGGAATGGATCATCGATTCTGGTTGCTCTCATCATGCAACCGGAAATGACACTTTGTTCTCGGAGATGCGTGATCACCATGGAGAGAGAGTTGTTGTCACTGCAGACAACTCAACTCATCCAGTAGCCAAAGAAGGTGACGTGACCATTGACATTGTCGGAAATCCATCAGCCAAAAGTGTCAAGCTGCATGATGTTTACCACGTTCCAGGTTTGAAACGAAATCTAGTTTCGGTCACTCAAATTACAGAATCTGGAAAGTATGTCTTGTTTGGTCCCAATGATGTGAAGGTGCTTGATAATGTGAAGAATATTTCTGCTGATGTAACGTATATTGGAGAGAAGAAGGGTTCTTTGTTTGTTATGTCAGCAGGTGAAGCTTATGTCAAGAAAACTAGTCAAACCGACAATACATCGATCTGGCATGCTCGGTTAGGGCATGTAGGCTATCAGCTACTGCAGCAAATGTCGTCTAAAAAGCTGGTCGCTGGTATGCCTACTCTGGTGAATGTGCGCGAAGATGTGATTTGCCAAGGATGTCAATATGGTAAATCACATAGACTTCCTTTTAAAAAGTCCTTAAATCGTAGATCTACGTTGTTCGAGTTAGTTCACACAGATTTGATGGGGCCGACTAGAACACCAAGCTGCAGCAGTCATCGCTATGTTATGGTGTTGGTGGATGATCACTCAAGG contains:
- the LOC121752229 gene encoding phragmoplastin DRP1E-like; translation: MATMESLIGLVNRIQRACTALGDYGGGDQAFSSLWDALPSVAVVGGQSSGKSSVLESIVGRDFLPRGSGIVTRRPLVLQLQKTEDGKQEYAEFGHLPRRKFSDFASVRKEIQDETDRITGKTKQISPVPIHLSIYSPNVVNLTLIDLPGLTKVAVEGQAESIVEDIENMVRSYVEKPNCIILAITPANQDIATSDAIKLAREVDPSGDRTFGVLTKLDLMDKGTNAVDVLEGRAYRLQQPWVGIVNRSQADINKNVDMMAARRKEREYFATSPDYGHLAGKMGSEYLAKLLSRHLESVIRARIPSITSLINKSIDELEAEMDHLGRPIALDAGAQLYTILELCRAFDKIFKEHLDGGRPGGDRIYGVFDNQLPAALKKLPFDRHLSVQNVRKIVSEADGYQPHLIAPEQGYRRLIEGSLNYFRGPAEASVDAVHLVLKELVRKSIGECLELRRFPTLQSTIAGAANESLERFREESKKTVVRLVDMESSYLTVDFFRKLPQEVEKAGNPGGNPRENSPAVQNIDRYAEAHFRRIGSNVSSYVYMISETLRNSIPKAVVYCQVKEAKQNLLNYFYTQIGRREGKQLSELLDEDPALMDRRLQCAKRLELYKKARDEVDSVAWVR
- the LOC121752237 gene encoding phosphatidylinositol N-acetylglucosaminyltransferase subunit P-like isoform X2, giving the protein MDSATTPLTITKSDSDPTTSLRRSMLSQLYGFLASITAFVAVGIFAIRAYVPDYWLLYIGIDYYPSRYWELGVPTYVMVMIVVAIVSYTSLNFLATPPPTSMKLIFDDYSEDILTGIPITDDGEPAIEPLSYMSIDQVNQMFDDLNS
- the LOC121752237 gene encoding phosphatidylinositol N-acetylglucosaminyltransferase subunit P-like isoform X1 encodes the protein MIFLLNERIYKSSLDKYLNQTRIQRKSSQENGFSDYSSNNNKIRLRSHHIPPSIHAFSTVWLPRLHHRFRCRIFAIRAYVPDYWLLYIGIDYYPSRYWELGVPTYVMVMIVVAIVSYTSLNFLATPPPTSMKLIFDDYSEDILTGIPITDDGEPAIEPLSYMSIDQVNQMFDDLNS